A genomic window from Carassius auratus strain Wakin chromosome 19, ASM336829v1, whole genome shotgun sequence includes:
- the anln gene encoding anillin isoform X5: MDPFTEKLLERTRARRENLQRKMAERPTAANRPMAKRTREPLTDTNSVKSEPTIEKVLPSSKPSPSKRRCSDENTLLSGEENKQPVAPQMTASEPMTDKKPPLVPSSVRPMPVEQRSARCTPEPEVLPTRPPPDTEKMMRPHQSPAKSTDSIMKHAAVDGAKDAPTPVLSNMRSRLLRLAEQRHYWDSEGTSETVPENIVSPLKSNKVDLPPASTTSSEFPVGRKGKLANLAATIGSWEDDLGHPPTRRDNAQPGMAFVRPPVSTVTSNSTKPSPAVKRPQTAQPTPQKSVASGQQPTVYSPVKSTRVVPPSPQKTEFPQPRLAQADPSPVSSPLKMYPSSPLKSLTASPSSPHRGYVSQSPLKNQGPSKLSSGAALNSSPTKPVLAPKPSSTTDVSVIHQTRERFTKDSTPLQNRGPAGTTVGVKSFLERFGERCQERNQNSPSALGGRGQTSVATPSATPKSRLLQERLGCTQATSTTAVLAQKQKMERDAELAQIRNRFQKGNMLRSREDLSEVENDPENKEIELCVQSQTSALVPEVLNSPAESSSKGKECAFPSPAKEVEFAEKIPMVKEQEEVKEIDEVCEIEMNVDGSVNSEVINELFDGVLDESEEQSDEEDADEDALNISSMSLLVPLAETVAAVVKSPERIPMTSTPASSFIEKNSTPESESRPSKFQRTRMLRAGSSDSIDVADEQQNQNLPYSIDAYRSTRIKTETERPHVKQVIVRKEDVSQRMETNGSSSHINIKQKMKMLTNEMNLQQTVIHQASQALNCCTDEDHGKGSQVEAEADRLLLIATERRAALKAELDRLIAEGTTAQKKSTSSAQVDMGIPASKGSISLLELRLPLKADFICSSANKPECGNHYFFVMIRAGAENTVATPLASARTGLSGDALTFSTKFTLSNVSNDFEIDIEVYCLVQKRELNPEKRKKLKSKAITPKRFLALSKSNLQTPVVASPGGPNSVRTSSFVLVGSHKLTLASIGKNKFLLEKVPFLCPLEGHVYLKMQCEVGSRIEERGFLTMFEDVSGFGAWHRRWCVLSGYCISFWTYPDDEKRKNPIGRINLANCTSRKVEPANREFCARPNTFELITVRPQREDDRETLVSQCKDTLCVTKNWLSADTKDERNLWMQKLNQILIDLRTWQPDSCYKPM; the protein is encoded by the exons ATGGACCCATTCACGGAG AAACTGTTAGAGCGCACACGTGCTCGTAGAGAAAATCTGCAGAGGAAGATGGCAGAGAGACCAACGGCGGCCAACCGTCCAATGGCTAAAAGGACAAGAGAGCCACTTACAGACACAAACAGTGTCAAAAGTGAGCCGACCATTGAAAAAG TACTTCCCTCTTCCAAGCCATCCCCCTCAAAGCGTCGCTGTTCAGATGAAAATACTCTCCTTTCtggagaagaaaacaaacaaccaGTGGCCCCGCAAATGACAGCCTCTGAGCCTATGACGGACAAGAAGCCCCCCCTGGTTCCAAGCAGTGTTCGTCCCATGCCTGTGGAGCAAAGGTCTGCTCGTTGTACACCAGAACCAGAAGTGCTGCCCACTCGACCTCCTCCAGACACTGAAAAGATGATGCGCCCACATCAATCTCCAGCAAAAAGCACAGATAGTATAATGAAGCACGCTGCTGTAGATGGAGCCAAAGATGCACCAACCCCAGTCCTCTCCAACATGAGATCTCGTCTACTTAGACTGGCTGAGCAAAGGCATTACTGGGACTCTGAGG GGACCTCAGAAACAGTCCCAGAGAACATAGTTTCTCCTCTGAAGTCCAACAAAGTGGATCTCCCTCCTGCTTCCACAACAAGCTCTGAGTTCCCCGTTGGAAGAAAGGGTAAACTGGCAAACCTTGCTGCCACGATCGGTTCCTGGGAAGATGACCTTGGACACCCGCCCACTCGCCGGGACAATGCACAGCCTGGCATGGCCTTTGTGCGCCCTCCTGTCAGTACAGTGACTAGTAACAGTACCAAGCCAAGTCCTGCTGTGAAACGACCTCAGACTGCCCAACCAACTCCACAAAAGTCTGTTGCCAGCGGTCAGCAG CCAACAGTTTACTCTCCAGTCAAGTCAACTAGAGTGGTTCCACCTAGTCCTCAGAAGACAGAGTTTCCTCAGCCCAGACTGGCTCAAGCAGATCCTTCTCCTGTTTCAAGCCCACTAAAGATGTATCCCTCCAGTCCACTTAAATCTTTGACAGCATCTCCCTCCAGTCCCCACAGAGGTTACGTCTCTCAGAGCCCCCTGAAGAACCAGGGCCCATCTAAATTGAGTTCTGGAGCAGCACTTAATTCAAGCCCTACAAAACCAGTTTTGGCACCTAAACCCTCTTCTACTACTGATGTTTCTGTCATACATCAGACTCGTGAGAGGTTTACCAAGGACTCCACACCCTTACAGAACAGAGGACCAGCTGGAACTACTG TAGGTGTCAAATCATTTTTGGAGCGTTTTGGAGAAAGGTGCCAGGAGCGCAACCAGAACTCTCCCTCCGCATTAGGAGGTCGAGGACAAACATCTGTGGCAACTCCCTCTGCCACCCCCAAGTCCAGGCTGCTCCAGGAGAGGCTGGGGTGCACCCAGGCCACCTCCACTACAGCCGTCCTCGCTCAGAAGCAGAAAATG gaGCGAGATGCAGAACTGGCACAAATTCGTAATCGATTTCAAAAAGGCAACATGTTGAGGAGCAGAGAGGATCTCAGTGAGGTTGAGAATGACCCTGAAAACAAG GAAATTGAACTGTGTGTACAAAGTCAAACTTCTGCGCTGGTGCCTGAAGTACTCAACAGTCCTGCTGAATCTAGTTCAAAag gtaaggaATGTGCTTTTCCAAGCCCTGCAAAGGAAGTGGAATTTGCAGAAAAGATCCCTATGGTGAAAGAGCAAGAGGAAGTGAAAG AAATAGATGAAGTGTGTGAGATAGAGATGAACGTGGATGGCTCGGTTAACTCTGAGGTGATAAATGAGCTGTTTGATGGAGTCCTGGATGAGAGTGAGGAACAAAGTGATGAGGAGGATGCAGATGAAGATGCTCTGAATATCTCCTCCATGTCTCTCCTTGTTCCACTCGCAGAGACTGTGGCAGCTGTGGTCAAGAGCCCAGAAAGAATTCCTATG ACATCGACTCCTGCCAGCTCATTTATTGAGAAGAATTCCACCCCTGAGAGTGAATCCAGACCCAGTAAGTTCCAAAGGACACGCATGTTACGAGCTGGATCATCTGACAGCATCGATGTCGCAGATGAGCAGCAAAACCAGAACCTTCCCTACAG CATTGATGCCTACAGATCCACAAGAATTAAGACCGAGACAGAGAGACCTCATGTTAAACAGGTGATAGTGAGGAAAGAGGATGTGTCTCAGAGAATGGAGACCAATGGGAGCTCAAGTCACATCAACATCAAGCAAAAAATGAAG ATGTTGACCAATGAGATGAACCTGCAGCAGACAGTGATCCATCAGGCTAGTCAGGCTCTCAACTGCTGCACAGATGAAGATCATGGGAAAGGATCTCAAGTGGAGGCTGAGGCTGACAGACTGCTGCTAATTGCCA CTGAAAGGAGGGCCGCTCTTAAGGCTGAACTGGACCGGCTTATAGCAGAGGGTACAACAGCACAAAAGAAAAGCACAAGCAGTGCCCAAGTGGATATGGGTATACCTGCTTCTAAAGGGTCCATCTCACTGCTGGAGCTGCGACTCCCTCTGAAGGCTGACTTTATCTGTTCTTCTGCCAACAAGCCTG AGTGTGGAAACCATTACTTCTTTGTGATGATCCGTGCTGGAGCGGAGAACACAGTGGCGACTCCTCTGGCAAGCGCACGCACTGGTCTAAGTGGCGATGCTTTAACCTTCTCCACCAAATTCACTTT ATCCAATGTCTCTAATGACTTTGAGATTGATATTGAAGTCTACTGTTTA GTTCAGAAAAGGGAGCTGAACCCTGAGAAGAGGAAAAAGCTCAAGTCAAAG GCTATCACACCAAAAAGGTTCCTTGCTCTCTCT AAGAGCAATCTCCAAACACCTG TTGTGGCAAGCCCCGGTGGTCCAAACTCAGTTCGCACCAGTAGCTTCGTACTTGTCGGATCACACAAGCTAACTCTTGCCTCTATTGGGAAAAACAAATTCCTGTTGGAGAAG GTACCTTTCCTTTGTCCTTTGGAGGGGCATGTTTACCTGAAGATGCAGTGCGAGGTTGGCTCACGGATAGAGGAAAGAGGCTTCCTG ACTATGTTTGAGGATGTCAGTGGATTTGGAGCATGGCACAGGAGGTGGTGTGTTCTTTCAGGATACTGCATCTCTTTTTGGACCTACCCTGATGATGAAAAACGAAAG AATCCAATTGGTCGCATTAACCTTGCCAACTGTACCAGTCGTAAAGTGGAGCCAGCAAACAGAGAGTTCTGTGCTCGGCCCAATACCTTTGAGCTCATCACTGTGAGACCACAAAGAGAGGATGACAGAGAGACTCTGGTCAGCCAGTGCAAGGACACACTATGTGTTACAAA GAACTGGCTGAGTGCCGACACTAAGGATGAGAGGAATCTGTGGATGCAGAAGCTCAACCAGATCTTGATAGACCTGCGCACTTGGCAGCCAGATTCATGTTACAAACCCATGTAA
- the anln gene encoding anillin isoform X2 — MDPFTEKLLERTRARRENLQRKMAERPTAANRPMAKRTREPLTDTNSVKSEPTIEKVLPSSKPSPSKRRCSDENTLLSGEENKQPVAPQMTASEPMTDKKPPLVPSSVRPMPVEQRSARCTPEPEVLPTRPPPDTEKMMRPHQSPAKSTDSIMKHAAVDGAKDAPTPVLSNMRSRLLRLAEQRHYWDSEGTSETVPENIVSPLKSNKVDLPPASTTSSEFPVGRKGKLANLAATIGSWEDDLGHPPTRRDNAQPGMAFVRPPVSTVTSNSTKPSPAVKRPQTAQPTPQKSVASGQQPTVYSPVKSTRVVPPSPQKTEFPQPRLAQADPSPVSSPLKMYPSSPLKSLTASPSSPHRGYVSQSPLKNQGPSKLSSGAALNSSPTKPVLAPKPSSTTDVSVIHQTRERFTKDSTPLQNRGPAGTTGVKSFLERFGERCQERNQNSPSALGGRGQTSVATPSATPKSRLLQERLGCTQATSTTAVLAQKQKMERDAELAQIRNRFQKGNMLRSREDLSEVENDPENKEIELCVQSQTSALVPEVLNSPAESSSKGKECAFPSPAKEVEFAEKIPMVKEQEEVKEIDEVCEIEMNVDGSVNSEVINELFDGVLDESEEQSDEEDADEDALNISSMSLLVPLAETVAAVVKSPERIPMTSTPASSFIEKNSTPESESRPSKFQRTRMLRAGSSDSIDVADEQQNQNLPYSIDAYRSTRIKTETERPHVKQVIVRKEDVSQRMETNGSSSHINIKQKMKMLTNEMNLQQTVIHQASQALNCCTDEDHGKGSQVEAEADRLLLIATERRAALKAELDRLIAEGTTAQKKSTSSAQVDMGIPASKGSISLLELRLPLKADFICSSANKPECGNHYFFVMIRAGAENTVATPLASARTGLSGDALTFSTKFTLSNVSNDFEIDIEVYCLVQKRELNPEKRKKLKSKSSSVQILLRHFHDMECLLAITPKRFLALSKSNLQTPVVASPGGPNSVRTSSFVLVGSHKLTLASIGKNKFLLEKIKYEGVERELLSDMFHKKVPFLCPLEGHVYLKMQCEVGSRIEERGFLTMFEDVSGFGAWHRRWCVLSGYCISFWTYPDDEKRKNPIGRINLANCTSRKVEPANREFCARPNTFELITVRPQREDDRETLVSQCKDTLCVTKNWLSADTKDERNLWMQKLNQILIDLRTWQPDSCYKPM, encoded by the exons ATGGACCCATTCACGGAG AAACTGTTAGAGCGCACACGTGCTCGTAGAGAAAATCTGCAGAGGAAGATGGCAGAGAGACCAACGGCGGCCAACCGTCCAATGGCTAAAAGGACAAGAGAGCCACTTACAGACACAAACAGTGTCAAAAGTGAGCCGACCATTGAAAAAG TACTTCCCTCTTCCAAGCCATCCCCCTCAAAGCGTCGCTGTTCAGATGAAAATACTCTCCTTTCtggagaagaaaacaaacaaccaGTGGCCCCGCAAATGACAGCCTCTGAGCCTATGACGGACAAGAAGCCCCCCCTGGTTCCAAGCAGTGTTCGTCCCATGCCTGTGGAGCAAAGGTCTGCTCGTTGTACACCAGAACCAGAAGTGCTGCCCACTCGACCTCCTCCAGACACTGAAAAGATGATGCGCCCACATCAATCTCCAGCAAAAAGCACAGATAGTATAATGAAGCACGCTGCTGTAGATGGAGCCAAAGATGCACCAACCCCAGTCCTCTCCAACATGAGATCTCGTCTACTTAGACTGGCTGAGCAAAGGCATTACTGGGACTCTGAGG GGACCTCAGAAACAGTCCCAGAGAACATAGTTTCTCCTCTGAAGTCCAACAAAGTGGATCTCCCTCCTGCTTCCACAACAAGCTCTGAGTTCCCCGTTGGAAGAAAGGGTAAACTGGCAAACCTTGCTGCCACGATCGGTTCCTGGGAAGATGACCTTGGACACCCGCCCACTCGCCGGGACAATGCACAGCCTGGCATGGCCTTTGTGCGCCCTCCTGTCAGTACAGTGACTAGTAACAGTACCAAGCCAAGTCCTGCTGTGAAACGACCTCAGACTGCCCAACCAACTCCACAAAAGTCTGTTGCCAGCGGTCAGCAG CCAACAGTTTACTCTCCAGTCAAGTCAACTAGAGTGGTTCCACCTAGTCCTCAGAAGACAGAGTTTCCTCAGCCCAGACTGGCTCAAGCAGATCCTTCTCCTGTTTCAAGCCCACTAAAGATGTATCCCTCCAGTCCACTTAAATCTTTGACAGCATCTCCCTCCAGTCCCCACAGAGGTTACGTCTCTCAGAGCCCCCTGAAGAACCAGGGCCCATCTAAATTGAGTTCTGGAGCAGCACTTAATTCAAGCCCTACAAAACCAGTTTTGGCACCTAAACCCTCTTCTACTACTGATGTTTCTGTCATACATCAGACTCGTGAGAGGTTTACCAAGGACTCCACACCCTTACAGAACAGAGGACCAGCTGGAACTACTG GTGTCAAATCATTTTTGGAGCGTTTTGGAGAAAGGTGCCAGGAGCGCAACCAGAACTCTCCCTCCGCATTAGGAGGTCGAGGACAAACATCTGTGGCAACTCCCTCTGCCACCCCCAAGTCCAGGCTGCTCCAGGAGAGGCTGGGGTGCACCCAGGCCACCTCCACTACAGCCGTCCTCGCTCAGAAGCAGAAAATG gaGCGAGATGCAGAACTGGCACAAATTCGTAATCGATTTCAAAAAGGCAACATGTTGAGGAGCAGAGAGGATCTCAGTGAGGTTGAGAATGACCCTGAAAACAAG GAAATTGAACTGTGTGTACAAAGTCAAACTTCTGCGCTGGTGCCTGAAGTACTCAACAGTCCTGCTGAATCTAGTTCAAAag gtaaggaATGTGCTTTTCCAAGCCCTGCAAAGGAAGTGGAATTTGCAGAAAAGATCCCTATGGTGAAAGAGCAAGAGGAAGTGAAAG AAATAGATGAAGTGTGTGAGATAGAGATGAACGTGGATGGCTCGGTTAACTCTGAGGTGATAAATGAGCTGTTTGATGGAGTCCTGGATGAGAGTGAGGAACAAAGTGATGAGGAGGATGCAGATGAAGATGCTCTGAATATCTCCTCCATGTCTCTCCTTGTTCCACTCGCAGAGACTGTGGCAGCTGTGGTCAAGAGCCCAGAAAGAATTCCTATG ACATCGACTCCTGCCAGCTCATTTATTGAGAAGAATTCCACCCCTGAGAGTGAATCCAGACCCAGTAAGTTCCAAAGGACACGCATGTTACGAGCTGGATCATCTGACAGCATCGATGTCGCAGATGAGCAGCAAAACCAGAACCTTCCCTACAG CATTGATGCCTACAGATCCACAAGAATTAAGACCGAGACAGAGAGACCTCATGTTAAACAGGTGATAGTGAGGAAAGAGGATGTGTCTCAGAGAATGGAGACCAATGGGAGCTCAAGTCACATCAACATCAAGCAAAAAATGAAG ATGTTGACCAATGAGATGAACCTGCAGCAGACAGTGATCCATCAGGCTAGTCAGGCTCTCAACTGCTGCACAGATGAAGATCATGGGAAAGGATCTCAAGTGGAGGCTGAGGCTGACAGACTGCTGCTAATTGCCA CTGAAAGGAGGGCCGCTCTTAAGGCTGAACTGGACCGGCTTATAGCAGAGGGTACAACAGCACAAAAGAAAAGCACAAGCAGTGCCCAAGTGGATATGGGTATACCTGCTTCTAAAGGGTCCATCTCACTGCTGGAGCTGCGACTCCCTCTGAAGGCTGACTTTATCTGTTCTTCTGCCAACAAGCCTG AGTGTGGAAACCATTACTTCTTTGTGATGATCCGTGCTGGAGCGGAGAACACAGTGGCGACTCCTCTGGCAAGCGCACGCACTGGTCTAAGTGGCGATGCTTTAACCTTCTCCACCAAATTCACTTT ATCCAATGTCTCTAATGACTTTGAGATTGATATTGAAGTCTACTGTTTA GTTCAGAAAAGGGAGCTGAACCCTGAGAAGAGGAAAAAGCTCAAGTCAAAG AGCAGCAGTGTCCAGATTCTCCTGAGGCATTTCCATGACATGGAATGCTTGTTG GCTATCACACCAAAAAGGTTCCTTGCTCTCTCT AAGAGCAATCTCCAAACACCTG TTGTGGCAAGCCCCGGTGGTCCAAACTCAGTTCGCACCAGTAGCTTCGTACTTGTCGGATCACACAAGCTAACTCTTGCCTCTATTGGGAAAAACAAATTCCTGTTGGAGAAG ATCAAATATGAAGGGGTTGAAAGAGAGCTGCTCAGTGACATGTTTCACAAAAAG GTACCTTTCCTTTGTCCTTTGGAGGGGCATGTTTACCTGAAGATGCAGTGCGAGGTTGGCTCACGGATAGAGGAAAGAGGCTTCCTG ACTATGTTTGAGGATGTCAGTGGATTTGGAGCATGGCACAGGAGGTGGTGTGTTCTTTCAGGATACTGCATCTCTTTTTGGACCTACCCTGATGATGAAAAACGAAAG AATCCAATTGGTCGCATTAACCTTGCCAACTGTACCAGTCGTAAAGTGGAGCCAGCAAACAGAGAGTTCTGTGCTCGGCCCAATACCTTTGAGCTCATCACTGTGAGACCACAAAGAGAGGATGACAGAGAGACTCTGGTCAGCCAGTGCAAGGACACACTATGTGTTACAAA GAACTGGCTGAGTGCCGACACTAAGGATGAGAGGAATCTGTGGATGCAGAAGCTCAACCAGATCTTGATAGACCTGCGCACTTGGCAGCCAGATTCATGTTACAAACCCATGTAA